The region ATACTGATTTGAGAGTTGGAGTCCTATCCTTGCAGGCCAACCCTTCTTTCACCGCACCAGAAACTTAAGTTCACCGTTGCAATTTACAACCTCCGAACACCGATCAATTTTGGTTCTCCCGCGGAACATAATCCAACAAAATTGTTATTCTATAAAATTCAAAAGGTACCAAAATGTGTGTAAGCTATAAAATTGAATAGAATACATTTCAACGAGTTCCGTTCCATTCCATATTCTTTTTTCCAATCCAAAACGATTGTACATAGTCTTATTTCATTCTATTCTGCTCAATTTCATTGTATTTcatcaattaaaataaaaactcTAAACAAAAAGAGTAAAGAAACGAAAAGAATGAATGTAACATATCTACAAGTTATTCCTAAATATAATGTTATACATATTTCTTATCAAGTAAACTTATTAAAAGGGTTGTTGTGCAAACAAAATATAACATAAAGACCAATACGGAAAAGCAAAAAACTTAATATTAAAGGACCAACTTTAACTAAAGGTTAAACTTATTAAAGGAGCACATACTTAATTTTGCCTAATAGTAACATTGATGATGAGAAAGTTGCACCAACTTATGGTGATGTTAAGTTTTGAAAGAATAGCATATCTTTGGATAATCAGCTTAACATTTGTCAAGAAGCAATTTCTGGTAAGAGAAGCCTGCCCTTATTATAACTCAAGTAGCGTGGGCTAGGAGAAAACAATGGCTTGCATCTTCGTCCCATCAGAATCCTTTTTTTGCAGAGCTCTTTCTCATTATCATCAACAACACTTTCATTTTCAAATTGCTTTCTCACTTTCTTTTTCACGAGACACCTTATCATTTTCATCTTGAGACCAACAACAGTAAATTTGGAGGGAATCTTAACCAATCTCCACGAACTAACCTTCTTCCTACTAGCTCTCCATTTGGCTGTAATGAAACTATTCAACTCTTTCTTCTTCTCTTGAAAACTCGATAAAATTTTCAGACGCTGCTTAACCATTCTTTTCTGCTTTTCATCACCTCTTTGATTGTTTTCAAATGCAAGCTCAAGGACAAGAAGATGAGACAATGTAGCTACAACTGGTTTTGGTTCAGACTCATTCGGCCTTGTCTTAGCTCTTATATTGCTACTAACGGCCTTGTCTTTGCAGTGGAAGTGAAACATTCTCTGCATCATTATGGTTGTGGCAACCTTGTCTTTGATACAAGGTAGAAGTTATTCTGTTATTATGATTGTGGGAACAATTTGGAGTATAAAATGTAACTTGTATATAGGAATGGAGAAGTGGACGTGTGTTGTGAAAGACATAGAAATAGAATTTACCCGTGCGTGCTATGTAATGGCATGTTGTATTCAATTATTGTTCATGAATTGCATCGCATGTGctattaaattattatttattaaatattGAATAAAGTTCCTAATAGTTAGTTTGTAAAGTTGTGATTGGTGGAGCCGGTCCAATCAAATTAGAGGTTAGGTTCAAATTTAAAAATAggttaaattttttaaaaaaaatatataattataataattaaaaataacacataaaaatatacctatatattaataaaaataaaataaaataataattattttgaCTTTGATGAATCTCATTTTTTAATGTAttgaatttttattattattttttaaaaatttatttgattttttatattattttttatatttattaatattaatataaaaaaaattggattttttaaaattttgggGCCCTCCAAAATTTGGGGTCTATGTTGTAAACCTTTTGATTGCGCTGGAATTAGTAGGGAGTATCATTGTTCGATTTCCCGTAATTGTGATCGGGACGAGGGTGAAACCATTTAATGTCAAAATTGCTCTCCGAACAGGATTAATCAGTCCAATAGACCGAATAGTGATGGTGAAAAAATATTGTAAAAATAATAGACGTGTATATGTGTGATACACATGCATGGCTTTAGGGGTGGCAAAACAGGAGATCTGTCCCGTTCAGGCCTGCACCTTTTAAGCCCATCCAAAAGTGGGGAGGGTTAACTTAGACATCCGAGCTCAAAAGTCAAGTCCTTCCCGTTTATTAACGAGTTGACAGGTTTGCGGGTCGGACCACCATTTTTATTTTACAATTTGATTTACTACATAATTTACAAAATTCTTAATCATTATCAAAGAGACTGACAAATTTTAACAACACATATAAAACTTTAACAAGTCTTAATGTAAATGTCGTATTCTTTAACATAAACAAAACAACGTAACTATAATACCAAAAACTTAAAACAAACACACTAGAACCCCCAAAATAATCCATTTGGTTCAAAAAATCAACCAGCACAACCTAGTTAAGGACATCTAGGGATacaaatcaacaaaacaaactAGTAGGGAatttcgatacaagtaagtcggtcCCTTCACTCGAACCAAAAGCTTATGATATCACTGTCGGGGTCAATTCGAAGGTTCAATACGAGGGAGCATTTTTACTTTTTGGCTTTTCTTTTAGAGCAACACATCTTTGTGAGAGACACGCCACATACTCACCCAAAACTTTGAGGTGTTAGGTAAATGAGTTTTCTCTCTTATAAATCCAATATTTGACCCATTCGTAGGCAATGTGGGACTTTAACACTCACACTTCCACCCAATATTCCCCCCACAATTTGTTAGAATAAGATTTACCTATGCATATATACCTTGatttttgatgataacaatgttgtatttgtgtgagaacaattttgatacccaaatggtttgttattgtgtagctttaacaaccagtttTGATTCTGAGTTTATGACGTGTATtatcatcagtttctgaacattTGTTATGAATTCCGCTTATGCGTTAATCACtcatgagaagttctgaaagatgtcAAGTTGTTGCgatgttctttctgcttctgtgttgattcactcctgagaagttcTGGAAAGACGCTATATTATTGTTGAAATGTtatctcatcttctgcttctggatgtgactctgatcatcaagcttctgaagaatggaaagcttatGAAATTTTGTTACTTAGTTGAAAAttctaaagatctcaagccagacgttgaggttatcaaggttctaaCTAAAGAgtctgaagattctgaagatctcaagccagactactgacactgtcaaggttctgactgaagattaTCAAGTTTCTGAATCCAGCCGTGTTTTTCTTCATTTCATGTTTCATCATCTATTCATTagaagccaatgaatttgaagataagatcaaaatggatACGTGATtaaatagtacatggtacaaacAAAGTATTTCTTACACTACCTGATAACGTGGGCAAAGGACAATACTATTCTTCACACCTATCATTAATCCGTTAGTGGACATCTATATTTTGATTATTCCGGACTTGCCCTCCAACGGTTTGTTTTTCATGCTATATAAAGaggacttggagacttgaagaaaagACGACTGCAACAATTTTACAAGACTGTTTTCTACGTGAAAATGCTCTAAACTTTGTGCCTACTTTTTTTAAGTGTTCgtatttcatttgtgtaaaaaAAATCTTCTGTATAAGCAACTTGTAAACACAAAACCTTTATTCAAACTTGTTGtttgtgattccttaaggagactagggtatagtcggatccttgagaagacaaagaagattattctttgtgatttttgtaatcagttgattataagggattaagtccttgtgtataaggcgaaatcaccttggcggatggactagagtagctttgagtttcaagcgaaccaggataaaaatacttgtgttttttTATCTCTTTGTTCTTAGTTTTGtgtggtgttcttgagttggtaaaaaacttttgtttttaaaatccaattcaaacccccattttCTTGTGTTTTTTACACCTTCATAAGTGTGAGTCCCCCATATCCTATAACAAGATCGTTTGCTGCAAAGATGAATGGTAACAATGACATTCTGaattctcttccaattcttgatgGCAAGAATTGGACCCGATTAAGAAAACAAATGCAATCTCTATTTGACTTTCATGAAACTCTGGAAGTGGTTACTAATGGCGTTCCTGAGCTTGATGAGAATGCAACTGACACTTAGAGAGTCGCGAACAAGGATACCAAGAAGAAAGACTACATGGTTACGCTTTATATTCAATCGGAGGTAGATGCACAGAACTTTGATCAGATATCTCATGCTGAATTTGCAAATGAGACATGGGATATTATTGTCAAGTATTACGAATGAGGTGAGAAGATTAAAGTCGTCAAATTGCAGACGTTGCAAAGGCAGTATGAATTACTGCATATGGGAGAAGAATAAAAGATTGCAGAATATGTCTCGAAGGTAATGTGTATGTTGACCTCTCAATTTGGTcatgttattgttgttgttcaAGAATCAAACACTCTTGAAACATTAAAATTGGAAGATTTGGCTGGTTCGTTGGAGGCACATGAGATCAGGGACTGTCGAAAGAAAATGTGTTCAAGATTCGATACAAGCTCTATAGGCTTAGACATGGAAGAAACATGGTGGTTCCAAAAGTTTCAAGGGAAAAGGAGACAAGACTCAGAGCAAAAAGTCTTGGTCGAACCCTCAAAATCATAAGGTCAGTGATAGTGCTTCTTAATCCTCAAAAAGACGAGAAGGAAACTCTTatcagaaagacaaagaagaTAAAAGAAGGTGTGCAGTGCTATACCATTGAAAATGGGGTTACTTGGTCAAGAACTGTTGGTACAAGAAAGACAAGAATGAATGAGCCAACCTTGCACGCGAAGATTCAGATGATTATGAAGACATGGTGGTTTTGGCTGGAGTTGCAGGTGAGCATGTTGACACTAAGATTTGGTTTCTCGACACGGGCTGTTAGAATCATATGACTGGTCGAAAATCGTGATTAGCAGATTTCGACGAGtcgaagaagagcaaggtcaaaCTTGTTTATAATAGTTGGATTCGGTGTTAGATCCTGTTATCGGATGTGGGGGACTCACACTTGTTGGGGAGAATGTTGGATGCAAATGTGAGTGGTTAAAGTCCTATATCATCTATGAATAAATGGAATGTTGGATTTATAAGAGAGAATACTCATTTACCTAACACCTTAATGTTTTGGGTTGAGATGCGGTGTCTCCCTCTCTTGTGATCATAGAGCATTAGTATTATTGGTGCTCCCGACTCTCCCGGACTCCCAAATATTATTGatgtttaaaaaatatatttttaatacatacaacaaaataattttttttcttctgcCTTTTCCTTTATGATGTATGACATTTGCCATTTTATATCTTGATGGTATCAAGAGCAAGATATTTTGATTTTCTTTCACGTTTGCATTCATTACATGTCTTTTCATATATCTCCTTTCATGCATCATGTTCTCATTATGTACCTTTTCACAAATCTTCTGTTAGACAAATGTAACATTTCATTATTATAAGGCTACGAGGCTATTGTATGGGGGTGTGGAGAATAGAATTGaccttttattattattttgacTTTCTCATAAACCCTTTATATAGTTTTTCGTTAAATACCTTCTGTATATTTATGGCATCTTAtcatatttttattaatttattcctcaataaaaaaagaataaatttattattagaaaaaaaaaattatacacataataaataaatttgaGAAAAAAATATTGTTAGATAATAATTTATTTTGATATCAATTTATGTTGATATATTAAAAAATATTGTTAGAAAAAATACATCAATTTATTATTAGAAATGAATTAGAGGACATAATTATATacacataataaataaataataccataattaatatTGTTGTGATAAAAAAAATAATAGCCAAAGGAGATATTTTTTTAACAAAAACATaaagattattattattattattattattattattattattattattatttattagATAATAATTATATAAGATATTGGTAGTCATTAAATGATAATGTATGATGCATTTTGCATATTCAATTTTTATTATcaatttttataaatttttattCTAAGAAATTAATTCATATAAGTTACTATGAATATAGAAAGTCAAATATAAAAGAATATACATTTATTATATGGGAAATGCTAACTAGTGTACTGGTTATGGGGCACAGGTTAAGAGATATTTCCTTCATTCCACAATGAATAAATAAAAGAGAGATAatgatatttttattaaaatactcTTATCATGTATTGACAATGATGAAAGTAGGCTTAATACATGTTTTActcatttaatttaatttaatgtttCACTTTAGTCCCTTAATTAAAAAAATGTTACAAGTTGGTTTCTTAACTTCACTTTTGTTATTCTATTTGGTCTTTTCCGTCGATTTCTGTTGAAAAAACTTAAGTTCTAGTGACGTGGTGTGACAATAAGACCATTTGTATAAATCAGTCACACTACGTCACCAAAACTTAAcgtttttttttcttcagaaattGACGGAAGAGACCAAATAGGATAACAAATGTGAAGTTAAAGGACTAACTTGTAACTTTTTTTAGTTAAAAGACTAAAATAAAACATTAAATTAAGTTAAAAGACTTAGTGACTAATTATGTCATAAAAGAAATATTAATTAGAggataaaattgaaaaatatgTCTTGAAAATTGAAATGGATCATTCATTTTGGAACACTATTTTATTCTAAATGAATCACTCATTATGGAATAGAGAGAGTAAAAAATATAAGTTGAGCATTATTTTTAATAGATTAAAAAGACAAATGTTTTctaaaaatatttatattaaatGAACTAAAAATCGAAataatcaatttttaaaaaaaaataccTTATGTATGCACAAAAcataaaatattttctttattaGAAATTCTTAACCAATGCCCTCAAGAGCATTAGTTAGCATTACCTTTATTATATTTACTATTTTCTTTGAAAAAAACCTCGATCTCTATCCTCCTTTTCAATTCTACCTTCTTCCATGTCTGAGTTGATCATTTTAACAAGTAACcaagaaaaaaaatataatcaaacaaaacacacaaaaTAATAAACACAATACATGCataaataattattataattaacTCAAAATAAATGTATAAATAATTATGTATTGATTTGTTCCAATTTTTCTGTCACATTTATTTTAATTGAGCGTAAAAGAAATTCTTCCTTGCTCCGGGGATGCATAgaaaaacatataaaaacaatGATAATTCTTCCTTGCTCCGGGGATGCATAgaaaaacatataaaaacaatGATAATTCTTCCTTGCTCCGGGGATGCATAgaaaaacatataaaaacaatGATAATTCTTCCTTGCTCCGGGGATGCATAgaaaaacatataaaaacaatGATAATTCTTCCTTGCTCCGGGGATGCATAgaaaaacatataaaaacaatGATAATTCTTCCTTGCTCCGGGGATGCATAgaaaaacatataaaaacaatGATAATTCTTCCTTGCTCCGGGGATGCATAGAAAAACATATAAAAAGAATGATAATTCTTGTATAGATCCTAGAACTGACAAATACATTTTTCACAAGTATGTTTTGATAGCAACTCCGTTAATTCTTACCTTATGGTTAAATTGAATCTCCACAAACTTATTAAAACATCAGCAGAAGTCTCAAGCAACAATGAAAAAGTAGTACAAATAAGACAGAGAAAATTATTATATAGTAGTTGACCAAAATTCCATATTTGAGGTTGTTTGCAACAACAAACTTCACAAAGATATCCTTATGTTAGGAAATAATTGTTCGTTAATTATAGCCAATGTGATAGGACTTCATTGGAGAGCAAAGAGTTATGATTCTGTGATTTGCATCTCTTGAAATAAAGTGCAAACACCACGGAATTTTACCAGCATTAAAATTGTGTATTAAATATAAATAAGACACACTCATAGTTTAATTTCTTTCACAATCTTATCACCACAAAAAGCTCAAGTTCATCCGAATCATAACATACTTACCCTCATTCTCTATGTTTTTTTGTCTCGTTCATGCATAAGCATGGCTAGAAGAGGATCACCATCATATTTGAATCACATATTATGAGTCTTTTCCACTTATTTTAGCAAACAACGTTTGAACCAAAGTTGCACTTTCAccaaaagaaaaaatgttattTTCTCCTGTAATGTGTTAAAAAAAATTGCAATGGGGAGTGAGGTAAAATGGggatttttttttaatgttttgTCCTGTTTTTGAAAGTTTATTTCCAATATCCCCACTTTAAAATTAAATTTGTAGGATGTCCTATTTTACAACATCCTCTCGCTCAATGGATGGACGAGTTGTTGAAGGAATTTTCTGCCTAGTATTGACTCGGCCATTGGTTGGACGAGTCTTGTAGAGATTGTTTGGCCTTGTGTGAACTCGGCAAATGGATGGCCGAGTGAATGAAGtcattattttttttatttttaaaattgttttaatagatttaattaattaatattatttttaaataatattatCATCCATGACATTTATTGATCGAGGAATTGCTTTGTCTTTATAGTGTCTCGGCCAATGAATAACCGAGTATTCATGTCttaattttctataaatagcTTGAATTGTAGAATGTAATTCAGATCACACAGCAAATTGTTTTGGTAAGAATGTCTGTTTAGAGTCTTGTGTTTTATGGGCAAGATAAAAAAAATCAGTATTTGCCTAGATCCGCAATGGAATTTCAGAACACTGATTGCATCAATCCACACTGATTTTCGACAATTGGTCGGACGTCGTATGAAGGTGAGAAAAGTAGAGTATCGTTGTCCATACATAACGTTGACTAATGCAAGCCCCGATGATACGTACATGTATTACCTGGATTGTATAGAAAATGATGTAGATGTTCAGTGTATGTGTTCAGCAAATAGTTGTGAAGTTAACAGAGAAGTTGAAGGTCCActtgtgtttgttgttgttgttgataagTTATTGTGATTGTAATTTTTAACCAGAAGCCTTTTATTATCAAATGTATTCCATAATGTTTGTTCCCAAAAGAC is a window of Lathyrus oleraceus cultivar Zhongwan6 chromosome 6, CAAS_Psat_ZW6_1.0, whole genome shotgun sequence DNA encoding:
- the LOC127095487 gene encoding uncharacterized protein LOC127095487; translation: MMQRMFHFHCKDKAVSSNIRAKTRPNESEPKPVVATLSHLLVLELAFENNQRGDEKQKRMVKQRLKILSSFQEKKKELNSFITAKWRASRKKVSSWRLVKIPSKFTVVGLKMKMIRCLVKKKVRKQFENESVVDDNEKELCKKRILMGRRCKPLFSPSPRYLSYNKGRLLLPEIAS